Part of the Poecilia reticulata strain Guanapo linkage group LG2, Guppy_female_1.0+MT, whole genome shotgun sequence genome is shown below.
atatatatatatatatatatatacacacgaAATCACACAATACGTTTAGTGTGTCAAAGAAAATGTAgtaatagataaataaatatatgagcAAACTAATTTTGGCCAACAAAATATAATCAAgtgtaaatacaaatatttaaaatacacaaatgaaacaaactgctgTGGTTCAACAGAACATTagtttaacaaaatgttataaAGTGTTTGCCCTAGATggtttttttatgtgcaaaacTAAGAGTCTTAATATAAAAGACaatcttccttttaaaaatgctcaacACCAAAACATATCATAAAACACCCCTGAAAAAGGTMAAAGTTTATGCTCACTTCCTAATGATCAGGaactttattcattttcatctcTTCCATCTGTCACggacaaaaatacaacaatattTTATGGCCACAAGATGTTCAGTCGTGGCCACATctaaataataacattaattaTTATCAGTAATAATGATAAAGGACAAATGTGATatcatgttgttttatttctgtctgggATTGAACAAAAaggctcaagctcagtcagaatgGATGAAAATGCTCAGCAGTTTTCAGCCTCTGTCATATATTCCAAATTTTCCTTACATTTTACAATTCTTTAGCACGTTGTGTTCTGTCACATACAATCCactgaaaaatactttgtttttaatgaggtaTGATGACTAGAACTATTTGAAATCTAGAAAAGCGTTCGTTGCTGTAATTTCTCCTTGTTTGCAGCTTGCGCGTCATCGGCAATCAGTGTGAAATCGTGCATCTTCCACGTGGACATGGACTGCTTCTTTGTGTCTGTGGGGATCCGACACAGACCAGAACTTAAAGGCAAGTCCTTTAAGTCCTTATCGTCTAGATGTGAACTGTGAACCTTGTGTATACGAAGCACGTTGAACGGGAGGGATTTGAAATTTgctctctggttctggaaacatttctgtgcaGGGAAGCCTGTAGCTGTCACCAGTAACCGTGGCCTGGGCAAAGTCCCCATCAGACCCGGAGCCAACCATCAGGTGGAGCTGCAGTACTACCAGATGAGGCATACTCATCCTCAGCCAGGTGAGATCATGTCATCCAGGTAACTAAATGAAACGTCAGTATTGCAGGGAAATTGCTGCCTCCCCTAAAGCTCATAAGAAATAATGCTTTAAAGTAAAGCAAGTAGCTTATATCTGCATGGTAGAGGGAACAgtacagtaataaaaataaaatagactcTAAGGCCAAAAATAACTCACTTTCTATTTGCACTCCCTGGAAGAAAACTACTTCTTACTTCTTtcaggaaaatgacaaaatccagACTGCAATTCACcaaaatccccccccccccaatctGTATGCCTTGTGAATAACATTACTGCTGCAATGTTGCTGTTTTCGTCAGAGAAAGCAGATGACGACCTCCCTGTGACTCCCTCGCAAGACACCCCCGACTCCCACGGAAACGGTATGGACCCGGACGCCACCGCCCTGTCGATGGCAGAGATCGCATCTTGCAGTTACGAGGCCAGGTGAGACGTTAACATGATCCCAACCGTCCTGTGCCGACAGAAATGTAAGGACgtcttgttttctctctctgcaggcaGGCGGGTGTGAGGAACGGGATGTTTTTTGGCAAAGCGAAGCAGCTGTGCCCCTCTCTGCAGTCGGTCCCGTACGACTTTGACGCCTACAAAGAGGTGGCTCTAAACATGTATGAAATCCTGGCCAGGTACAGAACCTCAAACTCTGCCAGTCTAGCTAGAAGTAAGGATTTACTCGCGAAGTTGATCTTAATTTGCTCTGTGCAGTTACACCCACGACATCGAGGCTCTCAGCTGCGACGAAGCTCTGATAGATGCTTCTCATCTGCTGGCTGAGGTGGGCGTCACTCCAGATGGTTTGGCCGAAGCCATTAGAGCAGACATCCAGGGGAAAACGGGCTGCTGTGCCTCAGTGGGAATGGGTGAGTCCCTGTTTTCCCCCACgaagtaaattaaaacaaatccagAATTCATACGGAAATAATTCAGACAGACTGCGACGCTCTGTTCAGGGTCCAACATTCTTCTGGCTCGACTCGCGACCCGCAAGGCCAAGCCGAACGGGCAGTACTTCCTAAGGTCTGAAGAAGTGGATGATTTCATCAGGGACTTACCAGTGACCAGTTTGCCAGGTGGATATGCTGCTCTGCGTCCTGCTCTAGTCTCTACCCTAGAAGAGATTCTCAGGAAACAtgaagctaaattatttatttaaattgtttctttcattcattttccccAGGTGTCGGGCACATTATGGCCAAAAAACTCGCTGTGATGGGCGTGAAGTCTTGCGGGGACCTCCAGCAGGTGTCTCTGTCTCAGCTGCAGAAAAAGTTCGGACCTCGTACCGGACAGACCCTGTTTCGGTTCTGCAGGGGTTTAGACGACCGGCCCGTCCGCTTCGAAAAGGAAAGGAAATCCGTCTCCGCCGAGATGAACTACAACATCCGCTTTGCCACGGTTGGACCTGCGAGGCTTACGCCGTCACGTGTCTGTCCAGGCACCGCCTGATTTTTGAACTTCTTCCCTTTAAAAACTCACCAGGAGGACGAGGCTGAGTGTTTCCTGACTAACCTGTCGATGGAGGTGCAGCGGCGTCTAAAGGAAGCAGGGCTGCGGGGTCGGAGAGTTACTCTGAAGGTCATGGTTCGCAAGGTCGGAGCGCCTCTGGAGCCGGCCAAATATGGAGGTCATGGCATATGTGACAATCTCGCCAAGTAAGGATCTTTTTCATCTAgttgcaaaagcattcatacccCAAGCGGAAATGATTGTGataatttgtaataaatcagGTTAGATAAACTTgtattttcttacttaaaatGGAATTgtatcatttgtttttgcattttttaatgtatttctaatattgcataaaaaggcgagttaaatgaaaaatcagaagaatacggcaatttttttttcatctgactaatcatcagaataattaatgactaaaataattgttagtgtCAGCCCTACCTTGAACATGCTATTAACATTACAGCCTctaacttcaatgtattttggtAGGATTGTTGTTATCGACCAACAGAAGATATTGGGAAAATATTAGAAAACCATCATTTATCTTCCGATTCATAATGTGTTGGTCGAGCATataaaactggaataaaacGTATTAAAGTCTGTGCTTGCAACATGtcaaaatttgagaaaataaaacgaaATGGTCGACGAATAGAAGGGCAACGAGCAGACGAACATGCAAAGCACCACATGGTAAAGATTGAGCCTGACATTGACGCGGGAGTAATGATTTTTGTCTCTTCTTGCTTCCTGCCAGGACTGTGATGCTCGCTCAGTCCACTGACAGCGGTCAGCTGATCGCCTCCGCTGTCATCAAGCTGCTCCACGCCATGAAGCTGCAGGTCCAGGACCTGAGAGGGGTCGGCATTCAGGTTCAGCAGCTCGAGGGAAATCAGCCCCAGGCACACGACTGCCGGGGAACTCGGACACGCTCCATCAAGGACATGTTGTTAGGCAAAGGATCAAATGCCAGAACTACCAACAAAGGTCTGGTGTGTCTTCATGGtttgatttttgctttgtttatttccttCTAAACTCCTGGCTTAGTCTTTTatatgtgtgtttaaaaaattttttaaaaatgcagcaggCACTCCGCAGAAGCAGACTTTCTCAGTAGCGGCTCTCTCACCACCACATCCTCTGACACCTGCTGAGCCGGTCCCTGGGACAAGCAAAGAAACGCCCGTCTGCAGGGCAGCGCAGAAACATTCCTGGACCCGTCTCAACCTCAGCATTGAAGTCCCCTCCCCCTCACAGgtaaaatctgagatttttaaTGGTGGATCATCGCCAAGCGCAGGCATGAgatttgtgcagttttataACTTTGAGGGGAAAGTACCGccgtttcacagaaaaatagTATTTAGAAAAAGATTTAGAAACATGATCAAATGCtgttatttaaagcagaaaagcaacagtTCTGGTCCTGAACTGATGGACCAGTTCAGGACCAGAACTTTGTtcttaaaaaagttatttttaagaaCAAAGGAGAAATCCTCACACCGtgactgcttctttttttttaatgtcttactgcatttttttatgttgtacgATTCATGTGATTTGTTATATGATTTGTGTTGATTGTAGATTTTCTCACATCTGTTGAAATCGGGGCACTTTTGAAATTGACACTTTGTGTGTCAATGAGCTTTGCCTGTGTAAATGTGCGATAATGGTATCAGTATCAGTTTATTGAGggtaaatttactttaaattaattaataaatatttagtttccctttgggatcaatgaggtatttttgaatttgataGTTGCATCGTTCTATACTCCATTTAGCTGAAGAAAATTCCTGCCTTTTTCTTCCAGCATGCTTATAACAAACCAACAGagtattttaacactttttactAAAAGAGGCTCTTTAtttagaccttttttttcttcttcttcttcttctttttcttcttcttcttcacaatCTTTTTGGAATAATTTCCAAGGTGGATCGTTCTGTCCTGGAGGCCTTGCCGGCCGAGCTGAGGGAGCAAGTGGAGCAGTCATGGACTAAGAGAGACGAGAGGCCAAATCACTGCCGTTCACCCGACCTACAGCTTTCCTCTCCCCATCCTGCGCCGTACGCTCCCCCTGCGGGAACGTTGGTGCTGCAGTTTCCGAACCAGCCAGACAGTCCGGGAATTGTCCTTGAATTACCAAACTTCTCACAGGTAAAAAAGCACCTGTTGGAAACTTTGACATTGCGTCCGGTAATTCAAGCCCTGTGTTAATTCAAGAACCAGCAATGCAGCAATAAGGAGGAGTAACTGTGTTTTATCATGTCTGTAATTTAAGAAATGAGGATTAAGTGGTATCTCCTGGAGATTTTCACTCGGCTTCTGTAACTGGTCGCAGGTTGATCCGGACGTCTTTGCTGCCCTTCCCAAAGAGCTGCAGGATGAACTGAAGTCCGCCTACAGCCGTGCAAACAATGTCCAGCCCCAGGTGAAAATGGGTGAGTTAACCGTCGGCTGCCGCCGCGTAGTTTTCCTTCCCCCTTTAacgtaatttttattttttgacgcGTTGGTTTGTCTGCAGCCGAGCAGAAGAATCCCCTGTTGCAGCTGAAGCCGCCTGCTGCGGGAACTGGCGTTGGACGGTTGAAGCGGCGCTACAAGAGGAAGAACGGAGTGAGCCCTGTTAAAAAAGGAACCTCGCCCTTAAAGAGACGTCATTCCACAAACAGCCCAGCCAAACGCGTGCCGCCGATAAAACCACAAGAACCCGCTAATGTACCAAAGGTGATTTCTGCGTGTGGTTACAGATGGAAAGATTACTTTATTCGTTGCTGTTTGGAACTAACCCCTTTTCCCTTTCACTTCTCTTCTGTCAGACTGAAATGAACCCGTCCACCTCAGAACAGGACGTCATGGTGTCTGTGACGAAGTCATTGCCTCGTCCTGTTCCAACGTTGGCTGGAGCTTGTGACCTGACGGACATTAAAACGCTCCTACGGGAATGGGTCACCACCATCACAGGTACAGATGTCCTAAAGACATCTACAGTAACACCTGTTTATCTAAGCTTCATAGGGCTGCAGGTCCAGCTCTAATTCCTTTTGGGTGTAGCTTTATGCTGGGATTATATTGGACATCCGAAGGCAGCTGGGTGCACTGAAATTTATTTGAGGGTGTCagagtaggcctgtcacgatgaTAAATTTTGCtagacgataaattgttccagaagttactGCGATAAACTATAATGTTtcgagaccattttcaagtaatataatagcaATAATGGCATAACAAGGCAAGAACACACTTTTAAGGATCAGTAAATTTAATGTGaacaaatttaatgaaaaataaactgctacACAACTGCTTACcttttaaaatgcctttttgCTTAGAACCAATGGAGGAGGACATCCTGCAGGTAGTAAAGTACTGCACTGATCTCATTGAAGATAAAGACCTGGAGAAGTTGGATTTGATAATAAGATATATGAAAAGGTCGGTGGTGCACAATTGAACATTTTGCATGCgttgttctctcttttttatctGATCCCAGTTTGCTTATAGTTTGtttcgtttgtttgtttttttccttcagggTTATGCAGCAGTCTGTGGAGTCAGTTTGGAGTATGGCGTTTGACTTCATTTTAGACAACATACAGGTGGTTGTGCATCAAGCTTACGGTAGCATCTTGAAGATAACatgagaagaagaggagaaaagaagTAACCCTGTTGTTCTGCAACAATCTACCATGTACCAAACGAATCATGACATCTGAATGATTACTATTTGCTATCCTAGCTTCTCCCGcagcatctttctttttttcctcagcgGCCAACAAAATTAATGGCAGAAACGCAAAGAGCCATCGGTGTGTTATATGAAAGCATGTACAGTATGTCactttttgtacaaatatttgttttcagtgttggAGTAGCTCAAACtgaagggcaaaaaaaaatggtCTCACTGTCTACTTGGTGCAGTTTAAATGGTTCGTAATCCTTACGGTTTGTAATCTGTGATTTTTCCTTTCCTCAGATGTTTAGCACTGCGTTTGATTTGTCTCAGAAGTTTGACACGGGCATGATGTCATACCCAAGTTCAGCCCGTTCTGATTGCAAGTTGGAAACCCCAGTGATGTTTCACTGTTAAGGGTGCTACTCTTATTGTTACAAGCCAGTCACAGCTTCTATGGATGCAACACTAGAGGAGCATGAATGGGAAGTGAAATGTGTGACAGAAGTGCAAAGAAACCGGTTACTCCTGCAACTTTCACCATCTTTTATACGTGTGGCAGCCATGACAGACGTTGAACACGGAATGGCTCAGGGACCTCCAGCTTTTCCCAGTCGGCATTCAGACTTCAATGTTGTTCTGTTCTCGTTTTTACGACTTGGGACTCTTGAAACTTTCAAGTACAAATCGAACGCAGCACGGTTCTGTttgctcactttttttcttttttttttaacacacctGTTCTGACCCAGCATTGTAATGCTTagatatgtttgttttctgttttatttttcagcagggCGGTCAACTTACCTCACAGGCACAGGTACTAGTGTTGAGTACAAGGTTCATCATGTTGTAGAGACAAAAACCAAACTCGTGGATCACGTTTGGAGTTTGCTAACCTTGTAGCAGTCCGAATGCGCATTTGAAGCTGAAATggttcaacaaaaaaagacaatattttttatccGTGTTATTCTGGTGCTCTGATCTAGAAGCACTTTCTTTTGTGGaagaagaaagggaaaaaaacaactaactgcTGCATTCTGTAGTGTTTCAttcaattctgttttttttaaagtgccaaACCTTGTTATAGAGtgtaaataatgtttgaaaGACCTTTGtctaatgttttaaacaaaatgtatgtgGAGGAATTGCCTCTTGTCTTGTTTACCAGTAGTGAATTCTTAGTAAGCGTCTTTAAATTGTAACTCTGAAGTCTAAAAGCTTGCACGTGTTCCGGCATGGAAATCTGAAGCTAGCCAAAGTATTTCCTGGACAGTAGCAGTCTAATTTGGGAGGGCATCAACATATGTAACGGCAATCAATCAGCTTATtcatttccctttttgtttttttttgtcgctAACGAACAAGAGAGATCTGATGAAGATGATGTAACATTTGTTAAGCATTTAAATCGGGTGTAACTCAAGCAGTTGCCTCCTCTTTTCAACAGGTTCTGAATCTGTTGAAATAATGTTGGATTTGGATAGATTCAGGTGACCCATCTTTTGTTATTCACCCTGGAAACACTTGTACGGCAACTGACTTCATTTCTGTATATACGTCCTGAATTTAACCTGTCGTCTGAAGCGCTCATCAGACACAACTAACTGGCTTCTGATCTCCTCACAGAAGACAATAAGTATGTTGTTGAAAAGTTTGCTTAAAGCAGTAACTATATGCAAACCAGATCAGTCTGAATGTAATTTGGAATGTAtgagttttcactttttagatGTTGCTTCACATCACCTTTCACTTCTTTCTTGAAAGAAATGGCCACAAGTAAAAACTGGCCGGTGTTGGGTTCTCTAATCTGGCTTGTGCCTGAAGACCTGAAGCTGTGAATTTGTTTGTAAGTTTTCTAAACCTTGCTAATAAACTTCTAATACTCTACCTGTCTTTTTTGTGTATTAGACATTGCTGGACAAAGGAAGCTGCAATAGCTAAAGAAGTCTAAACTAAAGTAGTGCTTTTGTAAAAGGGTGGCAAGAAGAAATCTGTTGTTGAAAGTTGGTCTAAAGAAGTCCCAGAAAGTTTTCCGTTTCAGCCTGAACATGGTAGCCCAACCATGAAGCATGGcagtggtagcatcatgctgtggggtggTTTAGTTAAATCTTGGATGAGGATGGTAAATGGTGTAAAGATTATGGTAAGCTAAACAAAGCAATCCTGGACTAAGCCCCTTTCAGAGGCAAAAATCACTGATATTGGAGGGGGTGATGAAATAGTTTCAATAGTTTCATTTGTGTgatagaatggcccagtcaaagacctaaatccaatttaaaaaatatttttctcctcCTCACTTTAAAGTGAACGActctttttgttggtttataatGGAAAACAGTGGAAAGACACATTGGCATTcatggttgtaatgtgacacaatgtaaaaatctatgtaattgATGCTTTTTAATAATTGACTAAAGTTGTTACAATTAAAATTCTggtctaaaaatatatatttttaggcaCATGCACAAGTTCTGGTATGCATTTGTATAACGTACATCTCAAAAAACTagaatattgtgaaatatttttcgttattttttgtaactaaaaatatttaaattttttttgttacaaaaaatttaatattttttgtaactcaTTTCAGAAGGTAAAACTAATTCAGTTCATCGATTCATTACAcacaattaaatttttactttatttcttgtacATTTGATGACTCTGACTTACAGATAATgtgaaaaacccaaaatccaCTAACACGGAaaatttacttcaaaaatgtactttattttgtaagatACCCGGAAGAAATAATGTCAAACAGGCCTAATCTGACGTCATATCCAGTGTGGCAGTTTCGCGCATTAACTGAAGTATCTACCGGCATTTCTTTCTGGtactgttttactttattttagttgttaTCTTGTAAATGTCTACTGTAATTGAACAGGTTGCTGATGACAATAATGTTGTTCTTAATTctaccatttttaaaatttataatacTTTTATATGTAGAAGGTACCGACAGCGTTAGCCTGCTAGCTAGCATAATAAGCCAAAGTAACGTAAATTCtggtatttcttttttatttctgatggcTGACTGTAAGTAGTTGGTCCATCCTGATATATTTACTCATAATCATGTGCGGAGATGAGCACATCACCGTAACATAGACTTTATAAACTGTAGTCGGTGAAAACAAGGCGTGCCCTGTTGTTACCATGGCTTTTGTTAGCTGCAGGTGTTTGAGATCAACTGGTTTTCAGAATAGCTGACTTTGaaagatgcaaacatttttatgtatttcttgaCCTGCGCAGAGGAATACTATTAAGACGACGTTTGAGCAAGgcctttaatatatttaatgcGTGCGATGTTTGTGCTAACAGATTGacaagtgtgtttttaattaaccGCTcagttgatttaaatttaaaagtaaaataagtgtTGCTCATCGTTTGTGTTAGACCGAAGTACTCATCCTGAAATAATGCATATAAGAACTGTTTGGCTACACAACAGCTCTGCCAGGTCTCGGTTCCACACCATGACTGTCTGTATTTTTCAcaactggaaatgttttaaacattggAACTTAtaagaaaatttaaaagtgtaggggctttcttttctttctttcaaccAGCTGATTGGTTGGGAAGAGGTCAGTTCTCCTCCAGTTGCTTTCCTgcgaaactttttttttttatcctggaAACCCGGAACTATATTTAAGAAGTGCAACCTCATATCAAATTGGGTTTTTGCAAAGTGTTTAAATCACACAATACTGTACATTGTTGCCATGTCTCGGTTTCcacaacatgttttcttcctcctcagatTTTGACACAGGCAGCCATGGCCATTCCCGTTGAGATCATAAGCAAGGTGATAGAGCAAACGGCTAAGGTGGTAGACGAGCAGGTGGAGGCGCAGCTGAGCAAGCTGAATGAAATGGACGACGACGATCTTGAGAGGCTGAAGGAGAGACGATTGGAGGCGCTTAAAAAAGCACAGAAGCAAAAGCAAGTAAGTGTGAGACGTCACCCACCTGGATAGGAAACTGGAGGCGCtttaaaaacactcagaaacAGACACAGGTGACTGGAAGGTTGTATAAACTGCATGAAAGGCGCCTATGTTTCAAGTTTAGATGGTCAGATTATCAGTAGAAATCAACGCAATAGATTTAACTTGGTGAGGGATTTTATTATAATCtggtgaagaaaaatgaaaataaatgacaatttctaaataaagtttgataggGAACCCTAAAGgcatctttaaaaatacatgcatTGAGAAGAGGAGCAGTTATCTTCCAGAGAAAATAATACTGGGGGATCATTGCACTTAGAAATaacaaacttttaatattttccttgtTCTGAATTTTCTACTTTGAAGGAGTGGCTGTCCAAAGGCCATGGCGAGTACAGAGAAATCTCCAGTGAGAAAGACTTTTTTGGCGAAGTAAAGGAGAGCAAGAATGTTGTCTGCCACTTTTACAGAAATTCAACCTACAGGTAACTGCACAgcattttgcaaacatttggttttaatattttagtttagctTTAATTTATAGCCACAGTTTTTCTTATAGTTGTTGCAGGGAATCTAAGCTACTTTTAAAGATGTCAGTGTTGAGTCAAGCAATGTCATTGGCCATCTAAAATACAGTCGGTTTCATAAtttgaaaatgcaataaattatatGTGAGRCATTAATTCTAACTTTTTAGGGAACTAAAAACTGCacttgtgacattttgtttttactattttaggattaatgttaattaaaataatcaatgtgGAAAATCTAGCAGTTTATTCCACTTGGAAAAAGGAAAGATCAATTCCAATGTGTCACTGATGAACTAAAACACtagtttatttctaaaactaaagaaataaactgcaaatctacaaaaaaaaccaaaaacagtttattttattctcagatGCAAAATCCATCGATTTATTCTTGCTGTGCAGGTGAGAACATTGTTACTTTtgccattttgtatttttcttgtaGATGTAAGATCCTGGACAAACACCTGGCTCTCTTGGCAAAGAAGCACGTTGAAACCAAGTTCATCAAGCTGAACGTAGAAAAGGCCCCGTTTTTGACAGAGAGGCTGCGCATCAAAGTTATTCCTACACTGGCTTTGCTTTTAGATGGGAAGACAAAGGATTATGTAGTGGGCTTTACAGATCTGGGCAACACAGACGAGTTTTCCACCGAGATGCTTGAATGGAGACTCGGATGCTCAGATGTGATTAACTACAGGTAAGACCTGCAGAACAATCACTCCTCCATCTGTGGGATTCCACAAAGGAAGAAGTGCACATTCATTTTAACATCCGCcttcttgtttggtttttgtagCGGCAACCTGATGGAGCCGCCGACAGGAACACAAAAGTCTGGCTCAAAGATCACAAAAGTGGACAAGAAAAGTATCAGAGGGCGAGGTTACGACTCCGACTCCGAGGACGACTGAAACGCTTTGATGTGGCTGGTTTTGTCTGTCGGGGCTACCTCACTGTTATTTCCAGCAGACAGCcctctttcattgtttttgttttcatcacctGCTCATTCAATTTTACAACTTGCCTGATCTgtgattttcatcttttatttaatggaatgttatgttttatatttagattAGTCAAGATGTTGTATATGACTAACTTGGACATAACATAATAATTTAGTCATCCTGAGCAAAGGAATCGCAGATGTGATTCACTAATTTAACACTTTAAGCCTTCTTTTTGATTCAGACTTGTTCgtttcattgcatttttatcAAGCGTTGCGTTAGAACAGagcctgtgatgcatgtgggtGCCAAGATCAGATGTATTCAGTTTTTAGCATCAGAATACATTTATACATGACCATGTAGCAAAGAGTTTGACTTAATAAATACTGATGTAATAAAAAGCAGTGAAAGAATTTCACTTTCCTCCTGtgattgtttccattgtttacAGTCGGGGTCCCAACGATGTTAATTGACAGGGTGGAGAtggaaaaaactgatttattttgaatcGATTTATTTCGATTAtattaaactgatttattttttccaaggcACTCTTTTGAGTGccttggaaaaaatattcatacatcAGAgatgttttttgcattttttgtcatgtttccagcacatttttacatatgACAGATGGCTGTCCTGTCAGCTGTACCAACCACATTGTATGATTCCTGGAGCCTTTGACACGTGTTTGTAAGGGCTTCACAACGTTCTGCAAAACTATTAATTTACCTTGactttcaaaattcaaaatgtttcatgctacaaccacaaatttctgCGTATTTTACTAGGATTTTATATGATGGAACTATTTTTAgtaatacaaattatttttggcttgcatattttttttttccaacctttCAAATCTCAACATTGTAGAACCATGTTTTTATGCAGCAAGCAGCAAGCATTTTTGAGATACAAATCAGTTTTTcctaaaaagtaaagaaatgtaaacatttttccatggcTGCCACTGCCATGTACCAATGCAGGGATGCAGTTTGTTCTATTGCAAAGTGCAATAGAAGTGCAAATGTGATTTCTTTATGGATTTATCTGAATAGTTAAGTATTTAAACAATAGCCTGGTTCTCTCGATGGACCTAAGAAGGCTGGATTTCCAGGACATGTTCAACAGTCAGGATGTTCTGGATCTCTGTTCTCTACCAGGCTGTGACTGAGCAGCTGTATTTACAGTgaaataagatatttacacacagCGCAACTCTCATAGCTTTTCCCTCCCTGACATAACATTGAACACATTGGAGTCAACACAAAGGGCACATTTATACTCTGATCATTAAGACGGGTATTGGTTTCCTCCTATGCCAAGTTTTACCTGCATTGGTTTATTATACTTTTAATTattgaaacaaacttttcaatCATTTAGACTTTAGATACACCAACTTGGTTATTTGTTAAGCTAGGTTTGCTGAAGGATTTCAAACTAATCCGATCactacaaaatatttcattaagcTCAAAAGACACTTYAGAAGAGAACAAGACTGGAATCTACKTTTTTAGATTTCTTCCTATTTATTTATCAACAGCTTAAATTCGAGCAAACATCACAGAGCAGAACTAAGA
Proteins encoded:
- the rev1 gene encoding DNA repair protein REV1, with product MSRDGWMRKRANGSDDNGWGERGGYMAAKVTKLDEQFKLNATREKQKEGTGSSIFSGVSIYVNGYTDPSADELRRLMMLHGGQFHIYYSRSKTTHIIANNLPNCKIQELRGEKVIRPEWITDSIKDGRLLPCFKYQLYAKQKNTLFPAVILRHTSEMSEPSHCPLQLSKHQKPLLPPHNTEPSVPRSGGSSNNPFPVPGCSEAEPQSVRRSSKASLDCHHPSHLKSSQLVSGSLHTSRSLHKYPLPNKGHAKLPHKSPGSAHVNDEDLKINGVLQASPDTSSHSKMMEMQERGDPCPVGASAAVGEAPLTNGHAHLFNGALKPEGSSPVADPRSSDGDASTCRAKSSTEKPQSSSVQSHAKPDPYEFPPSPPKQSDSLPIRLEQSSTQDGGLCDPKPPSSSAHEALRANEPQTPLKCLRPPAHVEPISEQTSQPPPSCSLSSVRLNGSRHKAFLTDAPLPNAARVAAKPDPPTEAPSASTSSDQLLEQTGGLISEFYSHSRLHQISTWRIAFSEYVNELHSKRKTEGSPSYPGKERLRKSMAQRSTHGQACASSAISVKSCIFHVDMDCFFVSVGIRHRPELKGKPVAVTSNRGLGKVPIRPGANHQVELQYYQMRHTHPQPEKADDDLPVTPSQDTPDSHGNGMDPDATALSMAEIASCSYEARQAGVRNGMFFGKAKQLCPSLQSVPYDFDAYKEVALNMYEILASYTHDIEALSCDEALIDASHLLAEVGVTPDGLAEAIRADIQGKTGCCASVGMGSNILLARLATRKAKPNGQYFLRSEEVDDFIRDLPVTSLPGVGHIMAKKLAVMGVKSCGDLQQVSLSQLQKKFGPRTGQTLFRFCRGLDDRPVRFEKERKSVSAEMNYNIRFATEDEAECFLTNLSMEVQRRLKEAGLRGRRVTLKVMVRKVGAPLEPAKYGGHGICDNLAKTVMLAQSTDSGQLIASAVIKLLHAMKLQVQDLRGVGIQVQQLEGNQPQAHDCRGTRTRSIKDMLLGKGSNARTTNKAGTPQKQTFSVAALSPPHPLTPAEPVPGTSKETPVCRAAQKHSWTRLNLSIEVPSPSQVDRSVLEALPAELREQVEQSWTKRDERPNHCRSPDLQLSSPHPAPYAPPAGTLVLQFPNQPDSPGIVLELPNFSQVDPDVFAALPKELQDELKSAYSRANNVQPQVKMAEQKNPLLQLKPPAAGTGVGRLKRRYKRKNGVSPVKKGTSPLKRRHSTNSPAKRVPPIKPQEPANVPKTEMNPSTSEQDVMVSVTKSLPRPVPTLAGACDLTDIKTLLREWVTTITEPMEEDILQVVKYCTDLIEDKDLEKLDLIIRYMKRVMQQSVESVWSMAFDFILDNIQVVVHQAYGSILKIT
- the txndc9 gene encoding thioredoxin domain-containing protein 9, whose translation is MAIPVEIISKVIEQTAKVVDEQVEAQLSKLNEMDDDDLERLKERRLEALKKAQKQKQEWLSKGHGEYREISSEKDFFGEVKESKNVVCHFYRNSTYRCKILDKHLALLAKKHVETKFIKLNVEKAPFLTERLRIKVIPTLALLLDGKTKDYVVGFTDLGNTDEFSTEMLEWRLGCSDVINYSGNLMEPPTGTQKSGSKITKVDKKSIRGRGYDSDSEDD